CCAATGCACAAAGTGATCTTTTGAAGGTTAAAGAATTGCTTACTTTCATGGAAACTTTTGCTATGGCAAATGAGGGTTTATTGCAAGAGCAAAAGCAAGAAGTGAAAGAATTTTTAGAATTAATGAAAGAAAAAGTAGTGAGCTTAGCTAACATTCTTTTAGAAAATGAAAAAATAGAAAAACAAGATGTAGAAAAAATCATAATGGAGTAAAAATGGTAAAAATAGGAATTTTAGTACTTTCAGATAGAGCAAGTAGTGGAGTTTATGAAGATAAATCTGGAATAGAGATAGAAAAAATTTTAGATTCTTATATAAAAAATGAAAAAAGTTTTTATTATGAACTAATTCCTGATGAATATGATTTAATTATAGAAAAATTAGCTTATTTGGCTGATGAAGTAAAATGTGATTTGATTTTTACTACAGGGGGTACAGGGCCTGCTTTGCGTGATGTGACACCAGAAGCAACACAAGCAGTGTGCGATAAAATGCTTCCGGGTTTTGGAGAGTTAATGCGTGCAAAAAGCTTAGAGTATGTACCAACAGCTATACTTTCAAGACAAAGCGCAGGCATAAAAGGAAAATCATTGATTATCAATTTACCGGGTAATCCAAAAGCTATAAGAGAATGCATTGAGCCTATATTTCCTGCTATTCCTTATTGTGTGGATTTAATAGGTGGAGCTTATATTGAAAATAATGAAGAAGTAATTTCTGTATTTAGACCAAAGAAAAAGTAAGTCCAGTTAGACTTACTTTGAGGTTTCATATCCTTGTGATAAAAGTGCGTTCATACCACCTTTTAAATTAGTAACTTCTATGCCATTTTGATCTAGCAAAGCAGAAGCTTTAGCGCTTCTTGAACCGCTTCTACAAACTATAGCGATAGGTTTGTTACTTGAAATCTTTTTAATTTCCTCAACGAAATTTTTATTTACACTACCATCTTCATTATAAAAGCTAATTTTAATGGCATTTTTTATAGTACCAGTTTGTGCCCATTCGCTAGGTTTTCTAACATCAATTACTTGATAATTTTCCAAAATATCCGCATTAATATCGATATTTTTAACTTCTGCTAAAACAAAACTAACACAAAGTGCTAAAGATAAAAATATTTTTTTCATAATTAACCTTCCTTTTTTATAGCTTCATAACCTTGTGATAAAAGCGCTACCATGCCACCATCTAGATTAGTACATTCTATACCTAGAGCATCTTCTATCATCATAGCAGTGTGTTTGCTTCTTGAGCCTGTAGCACATACAAAGGCTATGTTTTTATTTTGATAATCTACTTTTTCTTTAAACTCTTGGATGAAATTTTCATTCATAAAGCCATTATCATCGCAAAGTGCGATGAGTGTAGCTTCTTTTATAACCCCGCTTTTCCATTCGCCAGGAGTTCTTACATCTATAATACAAAATTCGTGCAAAATATCTTTAGAAATAGCTATATTTTTCATTTTTCTAAAGCCTTAGAAACGATTTTACTTAAGGCATTGTTAAATTCGCTAGGGTTATCTATACCCATACCTTCACTAAGTTTAGCCATATTTAAAAGAATATGTGCCATTTCATTAGCTAAGGTATCATTTTCTTTTAAGGCTTTTAAAATTTCATGATTAGGATTGATTTCAAGTATAGGTTTAACTTGCTGTTCTTGCCCCATTTGTTTAAGAATTTGTTGCATAGCAAAATCAGGTTTATTTTGATCATAAACAATACAGCTTGGACTATTTGAAAGTCTTTGGCTAAGTTTTACCTCTTCAACTTCATCTTTTAAAACTTCTTTTATTTTGATGAGTAAGCTTGCAAATTCAGCCTTTTGTTCTTCGCTAGTTTCTTCACTAGATAGATGATTGATAGCACTAAATTTTAAGCCTTCAAATTCATTCATCATAGGCATAACTATGGTGTCAATTTCCTCATCAAGCAATAAAACATTGATATTTTTTTGTTTATAACTTTCAAGAAGCGGAGAATTTCTTAAAAGTTTTTCATTTTTTCCACTAATATAAAAAATTTCATTTTGACCTTCAGTTAAGTTTTGTTTATACTCTTCAAGATCAATTAATTCTTCTTTATTTGAGTTTTTAAAGTATAAAAGTTTAGCTATAGCGTCTTTATTTTCACCAAAACCATATAAACCTTCTTTTAAAACTTTTCCAAAATT
This genomic stretch from Campylobacter lari subsp. concheus harbors:
- the mog gene encoding molybdopterin adenylyltransferase; the protein is MVKIGILVLSDRASSGVYEDKSGIEIEKILDSYIKNEKSFYYELIPDEYDLIIEKLAYLADEVKCDLIFTTGGTGPALRDVTPEATQAVCDKMLPGFGELMRAKSLEYVPTAILSRQSAGIKGKSLIINLPGNPKAIRECIEPIFPAIPYCVDLIGGAYIENNEEVISVFRPKKK
- a CDS encoding rhodanese-like domain-containing protein; this encodes MKNIAISKDILHEFCIIDVRTPGEWKSGVIKEATLIALCDDNGFMNENFIQEFKEKVDYQNKNIAFVCATGSRSKHTAMMIEDALGIECTNLDGGMVALLSQGYEAIKKEG
- a CDS encoding rhodanese-like domain-containing protein, whose product is MKKIFLSLALCVSFVLAEVKNIDINADILENYQVIDVRKPSEWAQTGTIKNAIKISFYNEDGSVNKNFVEEIKKISSNKPIAIVCRSGSRSAKASALLDQNGIEVTNLKGGMNALLSQGYETSK